From a single Candoia aspera isolate rCanAsp1 chromosome 2, rCanAsp1.hap2, whole genome shotgun sequence genomic region:
- the LOC134488885 gene encoding zinc finger and SCAN domain-containing protein 30-like translates to MMASLKALSNVQGKSVWEFCPKKLGGEVREPGEGLPRQWQDLVLTAGYLHAGWGGSQGPEEPKPWDDTKGFLASFEQVAEACRWPRKEWAARLLPSLRGEAEQAFSNLEARDRQDYGKVKAAILHRDALSREKQRQHFRRFRYQEAEGPRGVYDRLQALCRQWLKVEKHSKEQILELLILEQFLTVLPPEIQSWVRERGPACCTQAVALAEDFLWMQRESLRWEQQRMTAAVPSAKAELESSDGGGSLPSPFPEEKEKAGNSCSDVRQSENSREVLKVASKRAEPQKLEEMRPLRRTRRNYLTDKCKKNTASQTVGFHNTSIPEEKSNEKRKYKCNVCGKFFSYKSSLKIHLRIHTGEKPYKCLECGKSFIRSDLLASHQRIHTGEKPYSCSYCGKSFCDLSTLIKHRRIHTGEKPYICVECGKSFSQKAILNSHQRIHTGEKPHKCTECGNSFSRSTYLASHQRIHVGERMYKNTDGSRNLPEQPKLIHPPIIHVEEKPYKCPEYSQKLKQHSPCLAHQKMYALGKSISVFECGDKIQLEAMACETSEQPSD, encoded by the exons ATGATGGCCAGCCTGAAAGCCTTGAGCAACGTCCAGGGGAAAAGTGTGTGGGAATTTTGTCCAAAGAAACTGGGAGGGGAGGTGCGAGAGCCGGGCGAAGGGTTGCCCCGGCAGTGGCAAGACCTGGTCCTCACCGCAGGCTACCTGCATGCCGGCTGGGGCGGCAGCCAGGGGCCGGAGGAGCCCAAACCCTGGGACGACACCAAGGGCTTCCTGGCCTCCTTCGAACAAGTGGCCGAGGCTTGTCGGTGGCCCCGGAAAGAGTGGGCAGCCCGGCTTTTGCCCTCCCTCCGCGGAGAAGCCGAGCAGGCTTTCAGTAACCTGGAGGCTCGAGACCGGCAGGATTATGGGAAGGTGAAAGCAGCCATCTTGCACCGGGATGCCCTGAGCCGGGAGAAGCAGCGCCAGCACTTCCGGCGTTTCCGCTACCAGGAGGCCGAGGGGCCGCGCGGGGTTTACGACCGGCTGCAGGCGCTGTGCCGTCAGTGGCtgaaggtggagaaacactccaaagagcagatcctggagctgctcatcctggagcagttcctgacGGTCCTGCCCCCGGAGATCCAGAGCTGGGTCCGGGAGCGAGGCCCTGCGTGCTGcacccaggcggtggccctggccgaggaTTTCCTCTGGATGCAGAGAGAATCTCTGAGATGGGAACAACAG cggatgacagcagctgTTCCCTCGGCCAAGGCAGAACTGGAGTCATCTGATGGCGGCGGGAGTCTACCGAGCCCGTTCcctgaggaaaaggagaaagctgGAAATTCATGCA gTGATGTCCGGCAGAGTGAGAATAGCAGGGAAGTCCTGAAGGTTGCATCCAAAAGGGCCGAGCCGCAAAAGCTGGAAGAGATGCGTCCGCTGAGAAGGACGAGGAGAAACTATCTTACAGATAAGTGCAAGAAAAAtaccgcttcccagactgtgggGTTCCATAACACTTCCATCCCTGAAGAGAAATCTAATGAGAAGAGAAAATACAAGTGCAACGTCTGTGGGAAATTCTTCAGTTATAAGTCCAGCCTGAAGATACACctgaggatccacacaggggagaaaccgtacaaatgcctggagtgtgggaagagctttatCCGCAGCGACCTCCTTGCCTCGCATCaaaggatccacactggggagaagccgTACAGCTGTTCGTATTGCGGCAAGAGCTTCTGTGACTTGTCCACGCTGATCAAGCATCGGAggatccacaccggggagaagccGTACATCTGCGTGGAATGCGGCAAGAGCTTCAGTCAGAAGGCGATCCTGAATTcccaccagaggattcacacaggagagaaaccccaTAAATGCACCGAGTGTGGAAATAGCTTTAGCCGGAGCACCTACCTTGCTTCTCATCAGAGAATCCACGTGGGGGAACGAATGTATAAAAACACAGACGGCAGCAGGAACCTCCCTGAGCAGCCAAAACTGATTCACCCCCCGATCATTCATGTTGAGgagaagccctataaatgccCCGAATACAGCCAGAAGTTGAAGCAGCACTCGCCGTGCCTGGCCCACCAGAAAATGTATGCATTGGGCAAAAGTATCAGTGTTTTTGAATGCGGAGATAAAATTCAGCTGGAAGCAATGGCTTGTGAGACTTCAGAGCAGCCTAGTGATTAG